ACCATTGGGGTGTTGTATGTAAAGAGAATGGAAATCAAGTTATTGGGACTATTGGTGCTGTTAGAATAAAAGAAGATTTAGAACAAGCGGAAATAGGCTATTGCATTTCAAAAAAATATTGGAATAAGGGTATTGCGCCAGAAGCATTAGTAGCAGTAATTGATTATTTGTTTAGTTGTGGTTTTATGAGGATATCTGGTTATCATGATGTACTCAATCCGGCTTCTGGAAAAGTGATGCAAAAATGCGGCATGCAATTTGAAGGTGTTTTTAGAAATGCAGAAAAAAACAATCTAGGTGAATTTTGCAGTATTGCTCAATATGCAATTTTAAAATCAGACCCAAGATAATTAGTATATAATTGTAAAATATTGTTCAATATCAAATAAAGTTTATATATTAAAGAATGAAAAAATATTTTCTTAACTATAACTACATAAAATAAAGGGGGGGGGATAATCATGAAAAAAATAATAAAATTATTTAGTATTCTGTTTTTAATTACATTAATTTTAGTTGGATGTAGTGGGTCTGATGAAAGTAACTCAAAAAAAGTTGCCGAAAAATTTGTTAGAAATCTGTATACAGTAGATGCAAAAAAAGTTGCTGAGTTTAATAAGCTTCTTGCAACACCAATAGGCGGTATGATTGGTGAAGGTGTTCCCAAAGGAAGTAAAATAGGACCTAGTGAGGAATATATCAAAATCATGCAATCCTTTGACAAAAATATACAACCTTTAATGACCAAAGAAGGGTATGAAGGTATTGTGGCGAACAAATTCAACCTTTTAATTGCGCATATCTGTGATAAGGGTAATTATACCTCACAGGTTACAGAGTTTATTTTAGGTAAAAATGTGTATGGAGAAAAAGAAGATAAAGTAAGATATTATTATGAGGTTAAATTGAAGTTTATCTCTTCTGATGGGAAGAGCGAACAAGCGGATGTATCAAAAGGAGCTATAGAACTTTTAAAAGAAAATGGTCAATGGAAAGTAGGGCTGTATACTATAACTCAATTCCCCAAATTATATCATTAGCTTATTATTAAAAATTTTTTAAATAAATGATTTTCTTAAAATGTGAATTAATATAATATTGTAAAATGAAGGACGGGTAAATTTACCTCCTTCATTTTTTTACGTATTATTCCTCACATACCTAATATAAGCATCTTATATGAAATATATTATATCTTTATAATCAAAAACTTTATCCATAATACCAAACCTTTGTGCAGATTATTTTACAATGCAATCTTTAGGTGTTTTATCATCCCTCAGACCTTTAAATACAGGTTGTCGCAAGGAACCATTTGCTGTTTTCATCATATATTTTACAACGCATACAAGGCTAGGTTCTATCCATACTGCATTATCGTTTCCAGAGGGGAAATCATTAAAAGGGTGTGTATTTATTTCAGGTGTGGATTTTATTAATTGAAAGTCTCCGGTGGATATTCCCAGCGTAACATGCCCTTTATATACCAATTCTTTACTTGAATATTGACCAAGGATAACGCTTACGATGCCTCCACCCTTTAGAATATATCCACATACTACAAAGTCATCATCCTTAAGGTTTTTAATTTTAATCCAGTCTTTGGTGCGTTTGTCTAAATAATATTTACTATCTTTTCTCTTTGCCACGATGCCTTCTAATTCGTTTTGCTTTGCCAGCTCATAAAATTCAATCCCTCGATCTTCAATATAACGTGAAATAGAAATGCGATTGTTTTCCTTAATGTTTTTTTCAAGCAACTTTCGCCGCTGCATCAAGGGTAAATCTTTAACAGCATGATCATCATAGTATAAAATATCAAATGCGGTAAAACTAGCTGGTAATTTAGCTGCTGCAAGTTGGATTTTAAAGGTGTTTGACATCAGAGATCTCCGCTGAATTTCAAAAAAGTCTGGCTTGCCATCCTTAGTAACTATCAATTCACCATCTAAAATGCAACGGTGTTTAACCTGTTTGTGTATGTTTGACAGTTCTGGTACTTTTACAAGCATTTTAATATTTCGCTTATTGCGAAGTTCTGTGGAATTTTTATCTAAATAAGCGATGCAGCGCTCGCCATCAAGCTTTAACTCATAGATATAATCATTACTATCAAATGCTTCTTGCATTTCCCCTATCAACATAGGTTTAATATTTTTACTATCAAATAAATCCATTATGCACCTTTTGATGTTCTTTTGCGTTTAGGGTTTGAAGTATCCTTGACTTTATTTTGATCTATACTAGCCTTTAATGCATCCATAAGATTAATTATATTGCTTGGAGCTTCAGTCTTTGAAGCAACAATTTCCTTGCCAGCTATTTTAGTTTCCAGTAACTCACGTAGCTTCATTTGATACTCATCCTTATATTCGGAGGGGTTAAATGGAGTAACCATTGAGTTAATCAGTGCATTTGCCATGGTAAGTTCAGCTTCGGACAATTCTGGCTTATTGTATGATTTGGGAAGATCTTTAATTTCATCTTCATAAAACATCTTTGAAATTAATATTCCATCTGCGCGTGGTATTATAGCAAGTAAAGTCTCTCTTGTACCCATGACAGTTTTGCCAATTGCAATCTTTTGCTCAGACATAAGTGCTGCGCGCAGAAGTTCAAAAGCTTTATCACCACCAGCCTCGGGGATTGCTTGATATGTTTTATCATAAAAAATAGGTGATATTTGATTCAACTGCGCAAAGTGTAGTATCTGTATGGATTTTTCTTTTTCAGTCTTGATTTTTTCCAACTCATCATCGGTTACAACAACGTAATGATCTTTGTCGTATTCATATCCTTTAATAAGATCTTTTGTTATAATTTCCTTGCCGCAATGACCGCAAGTTTTCTTGTATTTTATTCTCGCATTATCCTCTTTATGGAGTTGATTAAAATGTATGTCATTATCTTGAGTAGCAGTATACATAGATATTGGAATAGCAACAAGGCCAAAGGAAATAACTGTTTTATGGGCTATAGCCATTTATAACACCTCACTTTTTAATAGTATAACCAAAACGTAATCCTTTTATAAATTTTAAGATTTTAACTTTCTTTGTGCGGAATTAGTAGCAAAATAAGTATATTTGCTAGTATTGTAAGTTGATGGAAATACAAAACAAAAGGTTCTGAGTGCTCAGAACCTTTTGTTTTTGTAGCTTAAAACTCTCTTTTATTTATTCTAGTCCTTTTTTCTCCATATGTTCAAAAACTATTTTTGCACTTTCTTCATGCCCATGCTTAATATTTTTTTTCTTGAAGTTGTTATCTTCCTTTTTATTATTTTTAGTTGTCTTCATTTTATTATCCATTTACATTTCTCCTATCGTCAATATTTTATTTATTATATATTTCATATTTTATTATTTTCTATTAATGCTTGTGTTTTTATACCTTTTTTTTTATATTACAAGTACAATTTGTTTTGCTAATAGATAAGATTTATATTAGCAATTACTATTTTATTTCTTAATTTTCCATTTAATTATGATGTTTTATTTTGGACTACTTCAATTTCTATCTTATCTACAGTATATAATCTATACATCATTAAAGAAGCAATTAAAGCCAAAATAGCCACTAGAATCCATAAATTTCTGATATTAGTGTGCTTTACGTAAAAACCTGCCATCATAGGTCCAATCATAAATCCTAGCTTTCTTATTATAGGGAATACGGAATTAAATCGTCCTCTATGGGTAATAGGGGTCTGACTAGCAATATATACGCTTGTATTAGTTGCTACAAGTATTTCTCCTACAGTCCATGTAGCCGCTGATATAATAAACAAATAATATGCATCTATAAAAAACATCATTCCAAATCCAACCGCATACAATAACCCTCCGATAGCTATGCATAATGATGCTTTAATATTTTTAGTTGCAGATGTAATAAATATTGTTAGTATGCTGCACATTACTGCATTTACTGTCATAAGACTTCCAAATATTGTGGGTCCGTTTTTTTTGAAAATATCACCAATTTGTATTGACAGTCCAAAGGTGAACTGTGAAAATACTATAAAATATATAACTATGATAAAGGAAAACATTAACAAGGTAGGTCTTTTTAAAAGAGCTCTTACTAAGCTACCATTTTCAGCACTTTCATTGGTCTTAACTTTTGACTTTTCAATTTCTTCTTTAGTTGGTTTACTCTCAGGTACAAATATCCATACCAGTGCTATAGACATGAAAGTTGTAATAGCATCGCCTAAAAAGAACCACATTAAATAATTTTCATATAGAAACCCAGCTAAAAGGGGGCCTATTGAAAATCCAATATTCATTGCCATGTAATTCAGAGAAAATGCTGCATTTCTCTGATCTCCCTCAGTTAGATCCGTAGTTATTGTACTGTATACTGGATGTGAAAATCCTCCAACAAAACTTGACACCATTAAGATGCTGGTAATAATAATGGGATTATTTATAAATGCACAAATCCCATAGCCTATTCCTGCTGCAATTCCAAACACTACAAGTACCTTTTTTCTTCCTATGCTATCTATAAGCTTGCCACCTATCATGGTACCTATCATGCCGAGTCCAGCATTTACTGCAACTATAACTCCAACGAGGCTAACACTAATTCCAATTCTATAGGTCAAAAACATTGTTAAAAATGGTCCTACGAAATTCCCCATATTGTTAACTATAGAAGCGATAAATATTACATATATGCTCATCGGTAACCCTTTGTATGGCTTAAAACAATTACTTATTCTTTTCATTTTTACCCCTACCTATCTTGTTGAATTATTTATTTACAAGCGCAACTCACTTTACTTATTAAGCATGTACATAAACTTACAATAATCATTTTGGTTTATACCACAGTCACCAATACTAGCACCATATATACCTAATTGTCCATGCCAATCTGTTCCACCAGTAACAACAAGGTTAAAGTAATTTGCCATTTCTTTATACTTCATGATATCGTTAACATCTTGAGTAGGATGATATAATTCAATACCCTTCAAACCTACTTCAACTAACTTTAAGATATGAGAATCATCATTAATTAACTTTGGATGTGCTAGAACTGGTATTCCTTTTGATTCTAGAATAATATCTATAGCTGATTCAGGAGTAAATCCTTCTATATCTTCGTATACACCACTATTAATTCCAAAATTAGCTAAATAAAAATCTCTATACTTGCTCCAGTCATTATAAATACCATCAAGCATCATTGCTTCATAGACGTGATTACAATTAATCCACGCATACTCACCAAAATACTTTAGTACTTCATTCCAATTGTAATCAATACTTCCTCTAACAATATTGTTTTCTAAAATAGATTTTGTATTCTCAGTTCTAGCCAGTGATATCTTATTTGAGTAATTAGTCAACTTACTATTATTAATATCTATACCATAACCTAAAATATGAATTCTGGTTCTATTTATTGATGTTGAAATCTCTATGCCATTTATAACCTCTATTTCATATCCTTTTGAAGCTTCTTGAAGTGCAGCAACGCCTTCAATAGTATCATGGTCTACAAGAGATATACATTGTACCTTATTTAATTTCGATAATTTCAAAATTTCTTCTACTGTATTCGTACCATCCGAAAAACACGAATGAATATGTAAATCAGAATAAATATTAATCCCCTCCAATCATAGCATCTCCAGTAAAAACTTAGTGTAGTATTTAAAAGATGTATAATATATTAAGACTACTACAGATTTCCTAAATTTAGTTCCTACGATAAGAATATTTCGAATTAAAATTATATCTTCTTGATAGAAAATTTATTTTCATAATTCAAAAGTATTCTCAATAACGCCTGGTAATATGCTGTATATAGATTTGCCTATTTTTTCATTAAAATATTGTTTAAGTTCCATGAAGGCTTTCCATTTG
This DNA window, taken from Clostridium estertheticum, encodes the following:
- a CDS encoding GNAT family N-acetyltransferase produces the protein MLVHKGTTIIETNRLILRPYVMDDATDMFINWANDSEVTKHLSWQAHSNIDVTKYLMGMWVDKYSSNETYHWGVVCKENGNQVIGTIGAVRIKEDLEQAEIGYCISKKYWNKGIAPEALVAVIDYLFSCGFMRISGYHDVLNPASGKVMQKCGMQFEGVFRNAEKNNLGEFCSIAQYAILKSDPR
- a CDS encoding RNA ligase family protein, whose product is MDLFDSKNIKPMLIGEMQEAFDSNDYIYELKLDGERCIAYLDKNSTELRNKRNIKMLVKVPELSNIHKQVKHRCILDGELIVTKDGKPDFFEIQRRSLMSNTFKIQLAAAKLPASFTAFDILYYDDHAVKDLPLMQRRKLLEKNIKENNRISISRYIEDRGIEFYELAKQNELEGIVAKRKDSKYYLDKRTKDWIKIKNLKDDDFVVCGYILKGGGIVSVILGQYSSKELVYKGHVTLGISTGDFQLIKSTPEINTHPFNDFPSGNDNAVWIEPSLVCVVKYMMKTANGSLRQPVFKGLRDDKTPKDCIVK
- a CDS encoding Ku protein; the protein is MAIAHKTVISFGLVAIPISMYTATQDNDIHFNQLHKEDNARIKYKKTCGHCGKEIITKDLIKGYEYDKDHYVVVTDDELEKIKTEKEKSIQILHFAQLNQISPIFYDKTYQAIPEAGGDKAFELLRAALMSEQKIAIGKTVMGTRETLLAIIPRADGILISKMFYEDEIKDLPKSYNKPELSEAELTMANALINSMVTPFNPSEYKDEYQMKLRELLETKIAGKEIVASKTEAPSNIINLMDALKASIDQNKVKDTSNPKRKRTSKGA
- a CDS encoding CPC_1213 family protein gives rise to the protein MDNKMKTTKNNKKEDNNFKKKNIKHGHEESAKIVFEHMEKKGLE
- a CDS encoding MDR family MFS transporter; the encoded protein is MKRISNCFKPYKGLPMSIYVIFIASIVNNMGNFVGPFLTMFLTYRIGISVSLVGVIVAVNAGLGMIGTMIGGKLIDSIGRKKVLVVFGIAAGIGYGICAFINNPIIITSILMVSSFVGGFSHPVYSTITTDLTEGDQRNAAFSLNYMAMNIGFSIGPLLAGFLYENYLMWFFLGDAITTFMSIALVWIFVPESKPTKEEIEKSKVKTNESAENGSLVRALLKRPTLLMFSFIIVIYFIVFSQFTFGLSIQIGDIFKKNGPTIFGSLMTVNAVMCSILTIFITSATKNIKASLCIAIGGLLYAVGFGMMFFIDAYYLFIISAATWTVGEILVATNTSVYIASQTPITHRGRFNSVFPIIRKLGFMIGPMMAGFYVKHTNIRNLWILVAILALIASLMMYRLYTVDKIEIEVVQNKTS
- a CDS encoding PHP domain-containing protein, with protein sequence MEGINIYSDLHIHSCFSDGTNTVEEILKLSKLNKVQCISLVDHDTIEGVAALQEASKGYEIEVINGIEISTSINRTRIHILGYGIDINNSKLTNYSNKISLARTENTKSILENNIVRGSIDYNWNEVLKYFGEYAWINCNHVYEAMMLDGIYNDWSKYRDFYLANFGINSGVYEDIEGFTPESAIDIILESKGIPVLAHPKLINDDSHILKLVEVGLKGIELYHPTQDVNDIMKYKEMANYFNLVVTGGTDWHGQLGIYGASIGDCGINQNDYCKFMYMLNK